The following are from one region of the Polyangiaceae bacterium genome:
- the glnE gene encoding bifunctional [glutamate--ammonia ligase]-adenylyl-L-tyrosine phosphorylase/[glutamate--ammonia-ligase] adenylyltransferase, whose translation MPSADDPLSLARAIDPERAETLLKDFGSRRLALLLSTAYPALTPVHDWQLAALGRIEDEGWRAQRQRADSMARLLAAVGDLSEEEAVQRNLRREVWAEKVRIALRELWPPGLGGADIEVTARELSELAETAFEVALAEATHHYTQRYGRPLRADGEPSSLVVLGMGKLGGWELNAGSDVDVIFVYDTDECSGEVDSHDFWTRVVRRAVSTLENPTADGMVWRVDLRLRPEGSRGALVNSVAATERYYETWGRLWERAALLRARPIAGDAALGATFEREVITPFVYRRKVDPSVATALAELVVRSRVELSSDPARDLKLGLGGIREAEFFVQSLQLIWGGREPSLRVPSFFGALERLRSRGLVTDLEARGIVEAYLLLRRAEHRVQWMTGVQTHLLPDTEGERRRLARSLGFEDVAAFELELASKRTVVAELFASLLPEAPHPPPRYQALIALLDEPSDALFEKSERLFGSSEIGEHLASLARRPDGLLGELSRERHPELADQVLDAIAQSADPDLAARTLRSFFGRFLAPGPYVSAVANDVLALRRLVTVLGASVFVGEAVVSRPDLADVILFGGGAPPDAAEVVSTELSEACRGAPPDEDEYDRKDRIVRGLRRAKRRVTVEVAVADLAGTIEIRDATRLLSDLADATLERAVALELGAEPKGLAVIAVGKLGGRDIGYGSDLDVLFIYDGDHAPAGKDPQEYYVRSAQRAIRLITGPHPDGAGYELDTRLRPSGSHGMLVTSLASFARYHSVSDEVDASRPAVQSSGAAWERQALIRARACAGDPELGARVIALAEKAAYEAGPPPVAEMHRLRQRMEDELAVERDGRFDLKLGHGGLLDIEFAVQWLQMAHGRDPRVRTPDTLEALEALFAAGYLPRPEFEVMRESYAFLRRLEQRMHVLHGTSATVLDAHRRGLGQLARRMGIADSAHRNAREALLERYQDVTRAVRGAYKSVLGL comes from the coding sequence ATGCCCTCCGCCGACGATCCGCTGTCCTTGGCGCGCGCCATCGACCCCGAGCGGGCCGAAACACTGCTGAAAGATTTCGGTTCGCGGCGCCTCGCGCTGCTGCTCTCCACGGCGTATCCGGCGCTCACGCCGGTGCACGATTGGCAGCTCGCGGCCCTCGGGCGCATCGAGGACGAGGGCTGGCGAGCGCAGCGTCAGCGCGCGGACTCCATGGCGCGGCTCCTGGCCGCCGTGGGCGACCTCTCGGAAGAGGAAGCCGTTCAGCGGAACCTGCGCCGTGAGGTGTGGGCCGAGAAGGTGCGCATCGCGCTTCGAGAGCTGTGGCCGCCGGGCCTCGGTGGCGCGGACATCGAGGTCACCGCCCGGGAGCTGTCCGAGTTGGCGGAGACCGCCTTCGAGGTGGCCCTCGCCGAGGCCACGCACCACTACACCCAGCGCTACGGGCGGCCCCTGCGCGCCGACGGCGAGCCCAGCTCGCTGGTGGTGTTGGGCATGGGCAAGCTCGGCGGCTGGGAGCTCAACGCCGGCTCCGACGTGGACGTCATCTTCGTGTACGACACTGACGAGTGCAGCGGCGAGGTCGACAGCCACGACTTCTGGACCCGCGTCGTGCGGCGCGCGGTGAGCACGCTCGAGAATCCCACGGCTGATGGCATGGTCTGGCGCGTGGACTTGCGCTTGCGTCCGGAGGGCTCGCGGGGCGCTCTGGTGAATTCCGTCGCCGCCACGGAGCGCTACTACGAGACCTGGGGGCGGCTCTGGGAGCGCGCGGCGCTGCTGCGCGCGCGTCCCATCGCCGGAGATGCCGCCTTGGGGGCGACCTTCGAGCGCGAGGTGATCACGCCCTTCGTGTATCGCCGCAAGGTGGATCCCAGCGTCGCTACCGCCCTCGCCGAGCTGGTGGTGCGCTCGCGGGTGGAGCTATCGAGCGATCCAGCGCGGGACTTGAAGCTGGGCTTGGGCGGCATTCGCGAGGCGGAGTTCTTCGTTCAATCGCTGCAGCTGATCTGGGGCGGGCGGGAGCCGAGCCTGCGAGTGCCGAGCTTCTTCGGGGCCCTCGAGCGCTTGCGAAGCCGTGGGCTGGTCACGGACCTCGAAGCCCGCGGCATCGTGGAGGCGTACCTGCTCTTGCGCCGCGCCGAGCACCGGGTGCAGTGGATGACCGGGGTGCAGACGCACCTCTTGCCAGACACCGAGGGCGAGCGCCGCCGGCTGGCACGCTCCCTCGGTTTCGAGGACGTGGCCGCCTTCGAGCTGGAGCTCGCCTCCAAGCGGACGGTCGTGGCGGAGCTGTTCGCGTCTCTGTTGCCCGAGGCGCCCCATCCGCCGCCGCGCTATCAGGCGCTCATCGCTCTGTTGGACGAGCCGAGCGACGCGCTGTTCGAAAAATCCGAGCGCCTGTTCGGTAGTAGCGAGATCGGCGAGCATCTCGCATCCCTGGCGCGGCGCCCCGACGGCCTTTTGGGTGAGCTGTCGCGGGAACGGCATCCCGAGCTCGCGGACCAGGTGCTCGACGCCATCGCCCAGTCCGCGGATCCGGATCTCGCCGCGCGAACCCTGCGCTCGTTCTTCGGACGCTTTCTGGCGCCGGGACCCTACGTGTCCGCCGTGGCGAACGACGTGCTCGCTCTGCGCCGTCTCGTCACCGTGCTCGGGGCCAGTGTGTTCGTGGGCGAGGCCGTCGTGAGCCGTCCGGATCTGGCCGACGTGATCTTGTTCGGCGGAGGCGCGCCACCCGACGCTGCAGAGGTCGTGAGCACCGAGCTCAGCGAGGCTTGCCGCGGCGCACCGCCAGACGAAGACGAGTACGATCGCAAGGATCGCATCGTGCGCGGTCTGCGGCGAGCCAAGCGTCGGGTCACGGTGGAGGTCGCCGTGGCAGATCTCGCGGGAACCATCGAGATCCGCGACGCCACTCGCCTGCTGAGCGATCTCGCGGACGCCACGCTGGAGCGCGCCGTGGCGCTCGAGCTCGGTGCCGAGCCCAAGGGCCTGGCGGTGATCGCCGTCGGCAAGCTGGGCGGTCGTGACATCGGCTACGGATCGGATCTCGACGTGCTCTTCATTTACGACGGAGACCACGCGCCGGCCGGCAAGGATCCGCAGGAGTACTACGTGCGCTCGGCGCAGCGGGCCATCCGCTTGATCACGGGACCGCATCCCGATGGCGCGGGCTACGAGCTCGACACACGCCTGCGACCCAGCGGTAGCCACGGCATGTTGGTCACCTCACTGGCGTCCTTCGCGCGGTACCACTCGGTCTCCGACGAGGTCGACGCCTCGCGTCCGGCGGTGCAGTCCTCCGGCGCCGCCTGGGAGCGTCAAGCGTTGATCCGCGCGCGCGCCTGCGCCGGAGATCCGGAGCTCGGCGCCCGCGTGATCGCTCTCGCCGAAAAGGCCGCCTACGAGGCCGGCCCGCCTCCCGTCGCCGAAATGCATCGCTTGCGCCAGCGCATGGAAGACGAGCTCGCCGTGGAGCGCGACGGCCGCTTCGACCTCAAGCTGGGCCACGGCGGTCTGCTCGACATCGAGTTCGCGGTGCAGTGGCTGCAGATGGCCCACGGTCGCGATCCGCGGGTGCGCACGCCGGACACTCTGGAAGCGCTGGAAGCGCTGTTTGCCGCGGGCTACCTGCCGCGCCCCGAGTTCGAGGTCATGCGCGAGAGCTACGCGTTCCTGCGTCGCCTCGAGCAGCGCATGCACGTGTTGCATGGCACCAGCGCCACGGTGCTGGACGCCCACCGCCGCGGCCTCGGACAGCTCGCGCGCCGCATGGGCATCGCGGACAGCGCCCACCGCAACGCCCGCGAAGCGTTGCTCGAACGCTACCAGGACGTGACCCGCGCAGTGCGCGGCGCCTACAAGTCCGTCCTGGGCTTGTGA
- a CDS encoding metallophosphoesterase family protein has product MRFLCVSDIHGHADALRAVMREADAHGWDQLVACGDHLFPGPAPLETWKLLVEHRALCVQGIGDRALARLNPDKLSATNAAERQRLERLRQIHVELGELIVARLNKMPTIARLPLENGTEMVVVHGSPADATESFTPDMTDEEIGALIGDDPADIVICGGSHIPFQRQIDHIRVVGVGSVGEAPGGGYAHGVIVESTPLGTAIKEVVAEL; this is encoded by the coding sequence ATGCGGTTCCTGTGCGTCTCCGACATCCACGGCCACGCCGACGCCCTCCGGGCGGTGATGCGCGAGGCGGACGCCCACGGCTGGGACCAGCTCGTCGCCTGCGGCGATCACCTTTTTCCCGGCCCCGCCCCGCTGGAGACCTGGAAGCTCCTGGTGGAGCACCGCGCCTTGTGCGTGCAGGGCATCGGGGATCGCGCGCTGGCTCGCCTCAATCCCGACAAGCTCTCGGCCACCAACGCGGCGGAGCGCCAGCGCCTGGAACGGCTGCGGCAAATCCACGTGGAGCTCGGCGAGCTGATCGTGGCGCGGCTGAACAAGATGCCCACCATCGCGCGCTTGCCCCTGGAAAACGGCACGGAAATGGTGGTCGTGCACGGCTCCCCGGCGGACGCGACGGAGTCGTTCACGCCGGACATGACGGACGAGGAGATCGGCGCTCTGATTGGAGACGATCCTGCGGACATCGTGATCTGCGGCGGCAGCCACATCCCGTTCCAGCGTCAGATCGATCACATTCGCGTGGTGGGCGTGGGCAGCGTCGGCGAGGCGCCGGGGGGCGGCTACGCCCACGGGGTGATCGTCGAGAGCACCCCCCTCGGCACCGCCATCAAGGAAGTCGTCGCCGAGCTGTGA
- a CDS encoding response regulator, whose translation MSDVSCRAFVFFEDCAKAGLLDLDELIARSPIPRHVLENRRARVPWNDWAELCDISGELLGGPAGLERAGRQVANVRLLDQVRRVASFVVDPRGVLHVAVRWFGPSTYRIIELDIEDLGPHQVRITVDIPEPYRECASILWMAVGAFSAMPEQLGLPPAEVRAAITPRRGVFDVTLPARRSWTASLRRLLGVVRGSRDVIEELSRQEAELGERERQLVETAFAARHAEDELRRSERMNRALLDAFPDLVVHLERDGTVIDARGPGAEMMLAYRGRRTVEMLDDHPDLPRDVVEGGLVHLGRALESGEVQHFEYSAELGGDMRRHETRVIPLGKDEVLVITRDVTDRAQAERERAMTERLVSIGTLAAGVAHEINNPLTYVLGNLDLALLRLSRDGSTIDSIKELLQNAKHGAERVSRLVTDMKAFSRATAAEVGPVNVADSVESSLRMAMHEIRHRADVERHLDPVPPVMADEGRLAQVFINLLVNAAHAMPKDRRGLIAVKTRLDEAGNVVVVVEDDGVGISSHDRERIFDPFFTTKHGEGTGLGLAICHRVVRELGGTLEVESTLGAGSTFSVTLPAAPLRATTSIPPRAAPAAGPAARVLVIDDEPAVARVLSLLLSERHQVDTVHSVDAALSRIGDGEQYDVYLCDLMLPDKDGRHFHEAVRHTWPGHEARVVFVTGGALQPELVEFLDGVDNVCLDKPVAPERLEQAVREAALTARRRLP comes from the coding sequence GTGAGCGACGTCTCGTGTCGAGCTTTCGTCTTCTTCGAAGACTGCGCCAAGGCCGGGTTATTGGACCTGGACGAGCTGATCGCGCGTTCGCCCATCCCGCGCCACGTGCTCGAAAACCGACGTGCCCGAGTGCCGTGGAACGACTGGGCGGAGCTGTGCGACATCTCCGGCGAGCTGCTGGGGGGCCCGGCGGGGCTCGAACGCGCAGGGCGACAGGTCGCCAACGTTCGGTTGCTCGATCAAGTCCGCAGGGTGGCCTCCTTCGTGGTGGACCCCCGAGGGGTGCTCCACGTGGCGGTTCGTTGGTTCGGCCCCAGCACCTATCGCATCATCGAGCTCGACATCGAGGACCTGGGTCCACACCAGGTGCGCATCACCGTGGACATTCCCGAGCCCTACCGTGAGTGCGCGTCCATTCTGTGGATGGCGGTGGGGGCCTTCTCCGCGATGCCGGAACAGCTGGGGCTGCCACCGGCGGAAGTGCGCGCCGCGATCACCCCTCGCAGAGGTGTCTTCGACGTGACGCTGCCGGCGCGGCGGAGCTGGACGGCCAGCCTCCGCCGCCTGCTGGGCGTGGTGCGCGGCTCGCGCGACGTGATCGAGGAGCTGTCGCGCCAGGAAGCAGAGCTCGGCGAACGCGAACGGCAGCTGGTGGAGACCGCCTTTGCGGCGCGCCACGCCGAGGACGAGCTCCGCCGCAGCGAACGCATGAACCGCGCTCTGCTCGACGCCTTCCCGGATCTCGTGGTCCACCTGGAGCGGGATGGCACGGTGATCGACGCCCGCGGGCCCGGGGCAGAGATGATGTTGGCCTATCGCGGCCGCCGCACCGTCGAGATGCTGGACGATCATCCCGACCTGCCTCGGGACGTGGTGGAGGGCGGTCTGGTTCATCTGGGCAGAGCGCTGGAGTCCGGTGAAGTGCAGCACTTCGAGTACTCGGCGGAGCTCGGCGGCGATATGCGTCGTCACGAGACGCGGGTCATCCCCTTGGGCAAGGACGAAGTGCTGGTCATCACTCGCGACGTGACGGACCGTGCTCAGGCCGAGCGCGAGCGGGCCATGACGGAACGCTTGGTGAGCATCGGCACGCTGGCCGCCGGAGTGGCCCACGAGATCAATAACCCCCTGACGTACGTGCTCGGGAACCTGGATCTGGCGCTCCTGCGCCTGTCGCGCGACGGGAGCACCATCGACTCGATCAAGGAGCTGCTGCAAAACGCCAAGCACGGGGCCGAGCGGGTGAGCCGGCTGGTGACCGACATGAAGGCGTTCTCACGGGCCACCGCGGCGGAGGTAGGCCCCGTGAACGTTGCGGACAGCGTGGAGTCGTCCCTGCGCATGGCCATGCACGAGATCCGGCACCGCGCCGACGTGGAGCGCCACCTGGACCCCGTTCCCCCGGTGATGGCGGACGAGGGACGTTTGGCTCAGGTGTTCATCAACCTGCTGGTGAACGCGGCCCATGCCATGCCCAAGGATCGCCGTGGTCTGATCGCGGTGAAGACGAGATTGGACGAGGCCGGCAACGTCGTGGTGGTCGTGGAAGACGACGGCGTCGGCATTTCGAGCCACGACCGCGAGCGGATCTTCGACCCGTTCTTCACCACCAAGCACGGGGAGGGAACCGGGTTGGGCTTGGCCATTTGTCATCGCGTGGTTCGCGAGCTGGGCGGAACGCTGGAGGTGGAGAGCACCCTGGGCGCCGGCTCGACCTTCAGCGTGACCCTGCCCGCGGCGCCCCTGCGGGCGACCACGAGCATTCCGCCCAGAGCCGCCCCCGCGGCAGGCCCGGCCGCGCGGGTGCTGGTCATCGACGACGAGCCCGCCGTCGCTCGCGTTCTGTCTCTGCTGCTATCTGAGCGACACCAGGTGGACACCGTCCACAGTGTGGACGCCGCCCTTTCTCGAATTGGCGACGGCGAGCAGTACGACGTGTACCTGTGCGATCTGATGCTCCCCGACAAGGACGGTCGCCACTTCCACGAGGCCGTGCGCCACACCTGGCCGGGTCATGAGGCGCGCGTCGTGTTCGTCACGGGAGGCGCGCTCCAGCCCGAGCTCGTCGAGTTCCTCGACGGCGTGGACAACGTGTGCCTCGACAAGCCCGTCGCTCCGGAGCGCCTGGAGCAGGCGGTGCGCGAAGCAGCTCTCACAGCTCGGCGACGACTTCCTTGA